The DNA window aaaaaaaccaaactgagcAAAGAAGCAAAAATGTCCCTAGCCAAAGTGAAAATCAACCCTTTTTAGACATGATCCATCCCCAAGGCACTTTCTTTTGACATACATACATTACTTTCTTGCATATATACATACAAACAAGAGACATTGATAACAACACCCAGCAAAACCATCCCCCACCATTTCTCCCCTCCTCAACAAAGTAATGACCTTTCCTCTGCTCCTCTACAACCGAGCACACCCTTCTTTTATCACTATCAGCACCAATAAATTTAGATcgttaaattatattaaaaacacataTTGCAAAACATCAAGAAAGATTAAGTGAGAGGGAGAGATTGGTTTGGTTTGGGGGTTTGTTTGATTGAGAGATGTGGGATGCTTCAGGCATTGATGAATCTGCTTTCTTTATGTTTTAGGCCATTTGGGCAAGGTAGTAGTAGTAACAGTGGTACAAAGTTTCAGTCTTTTGTTGGTATCAGCAAAGAAGGGAAAGATGGGTTGCTTTGGTATAGAGATATTGGAAGATACGGGTCTGGTGAATTTTCAATGGCTGTTGTTCAAGCTAATCAAGTACTTGAAGACCAAAGCCAGATTGAGTCTGGACCTTTTGGAACTTTTGTCGGCGTTTATGATGGTCATGGTGGACCTGAAGCTGCACGTTTTGTCTGTGATCACTTGTTCAGGCACTTTCAAGGTCTGTTCTTTTTAAATACCTTTTTTTATCAACCCTTTTATATCTATTAAAAATCTTGCCTTAAAAGAAAACTTTGCTGGGTTCTTCTTGTGGGATTTTCAATCagttcgcttttttttttttgggagacTTTGACAGGTTCTGCTCCTTTTTTTGTGAGTCAAGATGAAAACTATTTTGTATAGTTTAATTGGATCATAGAAAGCAGCTTTCTTTTTTTAggctataaattaattataaaaaaaaacaatcatcggTATTTAAAGATggaattttgcataatatcatTGATTGGAAGGTATTGGTACCTATCGGTAGCTTTCTTGCTTTTAATTACTGAAAGTGATGCAGTTTTTTGGAGCTGTTCACGTTTGTGGTTATCTCTGTCTTGTCAATTTCATGGATACTGTTTGTAGTGATATTCAATCGGATTTTGCTTTTTGTGTAAGCTTTTGATTGGCTTTTATGAGTTTGCAATGCTTTGTACTTTAAATAACAGTTTAAACTCGGAACAGGGAGATTAAATGGAAGCTTGATGATTAGTTTTTAGTAGAGCCACCTGCCTAGTTCCTTGCTATTATACCCAAAAAACAACACAATGTTGGCCtttaaatttagattgaaaTCTAAGTCAGTGCTTCTAAAATGCGTTCTGGCCAAATGCATTAGCTCTTGTTAGAAAATAGATTTGCTCGAGGATAGTGGATTTGAGACTTTGAATTCCAGTGAAAAAGCAGGGcatatatcttcttctttttttttttttgtttctcaattatttcaatctttttttggttttatttcatttaacttTAGAAAAGGATTGTGCCTTATGTTGGCAATCTTAGGCTTTGTGGTTATGCACCAATTTCAGCAGAGACGCAGGGTGTTGTGACAAGTGAGATCGTCCAAAGAGCTTTCTGCTTAACAGAGGAAGGGTTTACCAATTTCGTGTCCGAGTTATGGAGCACTCGTCCCCAAATGGCAACAGTTGGGTCATGCTGTCTAGTTGGAGTCATATGTCAACAGACCCTCTTTGTGGCAAACCTGGGTGATTCCCGTGTTGTGCTGGGCAAGAAAGTCGGCAACACAGGAGGTATTGCTGCAATACAATTATCAACTGAACATAATGCAAACCTTGAGGCCATCAGGCACGAACTTGAGGACTTACATCCAAATGATTCCCAGATTGCTGTCCTTAAGCGTGGAGTTTGGAGAGTGAAGGGGATTATTCAGGTTATTTCAAACCCCAATTTAACTTTCAGactatttcaaattaaaacacGTCTTAGGTGCTTTTCtattcttgaagttttttttttcttaaataaaaaaaaacactttcggGGTGATAAATTATGGAACTACTTGGTTGGATGGAATTTTTGTGGTTCTTGGGTTGAGAACTAAATACAAAATAGCATTGTTTATCATTTGGTAAGACCAGTCCTGACTGCTTTCAGGAAGTCATCAACTTTGTTGTGGTTGTTAATGCTATACCAATATACCTGTTGCTTTCCTGTTTaggatatataaaattatttttaaaacaattttttggaGTTATAGAATTGTGTCTACAAGGTGCAAGAACCACAAACAGGAGATCGGAAAGAACATGTAAACCAATACCAAACCCCTGCAAGTTTTACATGCTCTGACAAATCCATGTCCTGCAGATATGTCTTTGAGTataattgagatgatttttataGTCATTGGTCAGAGCATGGCTTCATTTATAGAGGCAAATTAGTTGATTGATGATATTCTTCCTTGTTCCAGGCAACTAAAAATTTCAGTGTCCCAGGCATTCCTTTTTGTGCCAACGGATAAAATGCACTGCATATCGAGCTAGATGCTTTGCTATTTATATTGTTGATACACTGTAGGAAATAAGTATGTTTATTATGAAAGAGAATTTAAATATTCTTCATCCAGCCTTTGCATCGGTGAAGATTACTTTGAAGTCAAATGTTATGGTAATTCCTTGGTTTATGTTGTGGGTTGCATTGGATTATCAGCATCTAGCTTCTTAATATCCATTGCATGTTCCTTTACAAATACTATTATCATGGACTCAATGATTGTATTGGATGCAGGTTTCTAGATCCATTGGAGATGTGTATATGAAACATGCACGATTCAACAGGGAACCAATTGATGCAAAGTTCAGACTTCCTGAACCAATGGACATGCCAATCTTGAGTGCCAATCCAACTATCCTTTCACATCCTCTCCATCCGAATGATTCATTCCTTGTATTTGCATCTGATGGTCTCTGGGAACACTTGAGTAATGAAAAAGTTGTGGATATTGTCCACAGTAATCCACGAGCAGTAAGAGTTTGCacttaattatttgtttgtcatGCTTTCTGCATTGAGTTACTTTCATGCTTTTGTGCTTCTATTTGATTAGGTAACAAATGTCCATAAAGTCTTAACCCTTTTTTGGAACTCATATGCTGCTTGGTGTTAGCCTTATTACTAAAACTTGCATGCTTagttatttcataaaaaactcaaatgacCTTTTCTCTAAGATATATATGGTAAAGCAAAATCTCTTGGAAGAGTTTGGAATGCAAACTAATGGAAGCATTGtagcactatatatatatatatatatatgtttgtcaCAGATAATTCATGAATTGTTAATATGatcttttttaaagttttgacACAGAAGAGAACTGCAAACTAGTTTCATCGATGAGTTACTTTGTATCTTATTTGGATTATTCATCCACTATCTATTTTCTCTAGTTCTGTGCGTGGATTATGCATTGATATCCAATGTAATCCATGGTCAATTCATTTTCATGTATAATTAGACATAGAGCAGCCTTGGAGTTAAATGTGTTTGATAAATTTGTTAGCTTGTGGATCAATGAGCTGGGATGTTTGCCATGGAATCATTCCATGAGATTGAATATTATTGATTTGCATCATCATAGCGTCTCAAAACCGACCTTTTAGAACGACTTCCTCTCCGCACTCGTGAATTGTCATGAATTCTTTATGCATATTTTGGCAATCTAGATGGCTATTGTTGACAACAAAAGTAGATGGCGTGCCAATTCGATCTTCCATAAGACCTGTGGATTGCTGGGATATGGATTTGTGCACGGAAATGTATATCATGCACCATTATCAAAAATCATATAGTTGTTTCATAACGGATGCTTGTTATAATGCAGGGAAGTGCCAAAAGGCTTGTCAAGGCTGCCCTACAAGAAGCAGCAAGAAAAAGAGAAACGAGATATTCAGATCTGCAGAAGATTGACAAGAAGGTTCGGAGGCACTTTCATGACGATATAACTGTAATTGTTTTATTCTTAAACCACGATCTCATATCCAAAGGCGCAGTGCAAACCCCACCAGTTTTCATCCGAAGTGCTTTGGAGCACTGATAACCCATATTTCTGCTGCCTTATTGTGGACAACTCCCAAGAACATATCAGCAGACCAAGACATATATCAATTTGTATGGCTATAGAGCTGCACATTGACAAAGCGGTTGCCGTGCCTGGATGCTAATGCCAAGACCTCTCTTATTTAAgagattttgaatttgtaaaaTGTTGTCtgtcagaaaaaaattaaaaataatagctGCTAAGTCCATGTATACCCTGATTATGTCTTCTAACGGAACAGCATATGCAGATGCAAGGAAGTTGTCGAGCTGCAGTGTgagatgttaaaaattaaaatactggAATTCGGTGGCGGTGTTTGTTATGgtgttttgattatatttttttttaaaaaaattaatttttttagctttaattttttttttaatgtattttcaagaaaaacaagtttagaatttttaaaataaatagattaataagaattatatatatatatatatatatatatatatatatatatatctgaatTACCGAAATAGATTGTCCGCTGTGTTATATTTTTGGTGAAGCCGTTAGACTGAAATCAGTGGATGTTATGCGCTACGCCCGCCATGTTTAGGCAAATACGCTGATTGGATGTTGAGTTGACAGGGCATCCTGCAGCTCCGTCGATGGTTCTCAagatgtattatattatattatattacttaaaaatatatataataccaaacatagcttaattataatttaagagACTTGACTGTAAGTGGTATTTTTTATCTGTCACGATTCATCCCAAACATGAATCCCCAAACCTCAGTACAATGGACGGGGGATAGGACTAGAGAGGTGAGCATTGAAGAAGTGTGGGAAAAAAGGGGGCGGGGGGTGTTTAACTTGAACGACATGTCAACCATGCCTTTGTCTCTCGGGGAGCATATCGTAATTAACAAACATGAGGgcatttttatcaaaatcaacaaaattcaaCTCCATTTTCCAGTGTAGTAGAGGTTTGTCTTTCCCGGTGTGAGTGAGCTTGGCCTGACGTATTGCAGAAATCAGAATCCACACTAGCAGTTATTTCTTTCTTCGCAATCCATCAAATCCCTAATTCCTCTTCTTCAAATCTAAGAgatatttcttaaattaaacaTCACTCCACCCTTGGCTATGGAATCCATGTCAAGCggtttattactattattattatatttcacgTTGAGTCTCATCTTGACTCACTCCGACTCAGCACCACAAGCCTTCCGTCGTGACCCCGGCCACCCTCAGTGGCATCATAGCGCTTTTCAAGATGTCCGTGACAGCGTCCGATCCGACGTCCGCCGCATGCTCCACTCTCGCGCCGAGGTATCTCACTACAATTAggttaaaataacaatttagaCTCGCAATATTTCAGAACTCGTTTTGAACTACGTGGTAAATGTAATTCCACTGAACTGCgtccttttattttcagctGCCAAATAGTCCGTAATTCCAGCTTTGATTACTATTGTTTTGTGTTGGTTAAATTTTACGTCCTTTTAAGCTCAACTACGGATTTTTGCATTTCTAATAactttgaatttctttattttgtgtttatgaGATGCTTGATTTTACGTGTTATCGTGTAGGTTCCATTTCAGGTTCCGTTGGAGGTGAATGTAGTGCTCGTAGGTTTTAATGGTGATGGAGGGTATAGGTTTGGTGTAGATTCGCATAAATTAGAAGAGTTTTTGAGGATCGGCTTCCAAACTCACAGGCCTTCATGCATGGAGACTGGCGAGCCTCTTGATATTGAACATCATGTCGTTTTTAACGTGTTTCCGGTAAGCTCTCCCTAAAGTTAGTATTGTTAAGTAATTGTATTTTGCAAGCTTTAAGTCAAAAGGTTGTATTTGTAATGTTCTAGTGGAAAATCATCTTTGCTACCAATGTCCCGATACATTTTCAGCAAAGATTTCAGTGTTTGTGGGTCGCATCTGGGCCTTGCATGAAGGGACCCATAGACAGGAGATGCATTACAATGGGAGAATTGGAGAATTTACTGAGTATtagtagttttttgttttttcgtttttttttttttttttgttaaatgataGGAATGACAGGAGCTGTGTCTTTTGTGTTGCTTTGACAATAGGCTGGGCAGCCAGAACTGATTGCTCTTGAGAAGGCATTGAAAGGGACTATGGTTCCTGCTGGGAATGCAAGAGAAGTGAGTGATTCTGTAAATATAATATGTTCATTTTTTTGGGGGTGTTGTTAGGTGGAGTGCGTTTCTAAGTTAAGTTCTGAATTTTCtgtctttccttttgtttagaCTGATTTTGGAAGGGAGGTGCCATTGTTTGAGGTAGAAGCAGTGACCGTGGAACCAGTATTTCACAAACTATATTCCTACATATTTAATTTGGATAATTCAGAGTACTCTGCCAAAGATAATGACAGACCTGTTCCCAATGCAATCTTTCTTGTAAATTTTGATAAGgtatggttttcaatttcagccCTCGTTTATGAGAAAATcagttcattttgttttctaatttgcATATGAGATAACCATTTTGAGGTTGAAGTCAAATGCTTATAATGTTTTTTCCAGACTATATTGTTATTGGTTTCAGTTTTATATTGGTATTTCGCATAATGGTGTATGATTTTACTCTCTTGTGATCATGTGTGCCTTGGTTTGACCCTCCCTTGCAGGTGAGAATGGATCCTAGAAACAGGGAAATTGACCTAGACAATTTGATGTATGGAAAACTTAAGGAGTTGTCTGATGAAGATTTGAGGAAACAAGAGGGAGATTACATTTATCGGTATCGGTATAACGGAGGAGGAGCAACTCAAGTTTGGCTGAGTTCGGACAGGTACTTAATGCGGTCAACTTGTTATCATGTGTTGAAGTAAGAGAGAATCATTTGTGGAGCAGTATTGGTTGTGCTTGAAGTTTCCTTGAGTTTAACTTTGGATCGTATAAAAATGCAAATATAACATTCTGAATATATTATGTGGTTAAGGACttagattgaataaaaaaacccatACTTAATAGCCAAATGTTGCTTCTATGGTGTGTTCATTGCTCAATATCACATGAACTTCTACCAAGCATGTATGAGGTGATGCAACTAGAAAAtacgtttcttcttcttcttttttttcatgaaatcttTAAGCTATGATCCTTGGTTCAGCTTTAGAATACAGTTACCTTGAAATAGTAATCCAATGAAATCATAAAACCTATTTCTGGCATATGAAACTCCATTGAAAATCATGTGAAAGTTTATTACCAGCTACtcacaatattttatttgagcTGTGGATTACTAGTTTCAATCAAGTTGGACTAGACATAAACTGCAGTAGGTAAATTACTTTGATGGTTGTGAATCTTAGGACAATTGCAATGTTGTGGCAAGTTTTCATGGTGTTAGAACCAGATGTTCATGTTATAGTGCAATGTGTACTTGGCTCATTAATTTCAGTGCCCTGATTTCAGAAAATGCTCTCTTTAGTTCTCTGTCTTTTACCGAGTTTAATATTGTGCCCATACTATTCAGATTTGTCGTGATCGACCTGTCAGCAGGCCCTTGCACATATGGAAAGATTGAAACTGAAGAGGGAAGTGTCAGTTCCAGATCACTGCCGCGCATACGGAACACGATGTTTCCAGGAGGTGTAGGTGCTGCTAGTGATCATTCTACTCGTGATACTTTTGTTGGACAACTTGCTGCTTTAATATCAACCACGGTAGAGCATGTTGTGGCTCCAGATGTTAGGTACATCTATGAAGtctttttttcattgatcaGGGGATGCGACATCATTATTTTCCTATATTATCCCTAACACCGACACCAATTAAACAAATCATGGTTTGAGTGTCAAGCATGTAGCAGATCTGATGCTCACTATATTTTTCCTGGTTTCTGCAGTTTGCAGAATCTGATTACTTGCATTTCCTCTTTGGATATAGGTTTGAGACTGTTGATCTGACAACAAGATTGCTCATACCAATCATTGTTCTACAGAATCATAACAGATATAATGTTATGGAGAACGGTCATAATTACAGCATCAatgttgaagaaattgaatcaGAGGTGAGTTATTCTCTACATGAAACTATTGCTGATTGAATTCTAAAATTGGTGTGGTGCCAAGTAACTTTCCTGTTCATTGTACTTTGTTTGTAGGATaacaattaataaaagcaagaaaataattttctgaAGAACTCCAACCTAAAGTAGTTGATAAAATGATTTATGCATTCAATTGCCTTGTTTTTCTCTCCATCCAAGAATCTAAACTTAAGAATGTGGAGTTTGAATGTTTAATATGCTTAAAGGGAGTTTATATACTCATGTGGAAATCGCTGAGAAAACCTAGATATTATTTGTAAGTTTGTAGACCAGACTTTGTTTCATATCAGAAAAGAGATCTGAGTTTCCCAATAATCGTTCTCATCAGTTACTATACCAGAAAAGAACTGAGACTGGGAGGGCATCCAAATTCAGTTTGCAAAAGAAACTTTTCCTGTCTATATAAAAAGTGTTACCCCCAGTCTATAACTTCATACATCCTTACTCCCTCCAtcacaattaaaaatcattatataacTTTATGGATCTGTGGCCTCACTTGTGCAAGTTTCTCTTAATCCAAATTAGTTGGGTGAAGGGAACCCTTTTGCTCAGtgctttttttatgaattatcgataaatttgttttataagtgCAAAATGTGTTTGGACAGGGTAATTTTTACACTTCACTTGCTGAATTGACTGTGTAGTTAgttaattatgaaataaatccCCTTTTTTGTTATAagatatttttccattttttcaaGTGGATCTACTATGTCAATTTACTAGCATGAGCTGATCTCAATTGATTAATTAGTCATGTGACTTTTTATCTTTAACCTTAAGATTGCATGATAGAACtactttttaatgttttatctgATATCATGTTGGCATCTCTGATAAAACTAGAAAGACTGACAATTTTATGCCATCTGTTCTCTTTCCATTTCAGGTGAAGAAGATGGTTCATGATGGACAAGAAGTTGTGATTGTTGGTGGTTCGTATGCTCTACATAGTCATGAGAAGTTGGCTATCGCTGTATCAAAAGCAATGCGGGGTCATTCCTTGCAAGAAACTAAAAAGGATGGACGTTTCCATGTCCACACCAAGACATTTCTGGATGGAGCTGTACTTAAAGAAGTGGGTTtgtctttctttgtttattgtATTATCTTGTGCTTGTTGACTTACCTAGTATTGCATGGCAGATGATTCATTTTATCTGTTGGTAAAAATTATCTGTGTGTTTGCTTGGTTTCCCTTGTTCATACCAAAACATTTCTGGATGGCACGGGCTCATCCTTCTTTGTTTCTTGTATTATCTTGTACTTATTGAATTACCTAGTATTACATGGCAAATAATTCATTTATCTGTTGATAAAAATAGCTGCATGTTTATAGTTTACTCATTAATCATTTGGAAAGTCTGCTGTGAAATGGTAAGGTACACTTGGTTTTCCAATGTTCATTAATGGTCTTCAAGAGGCATTGGCAAGCCCACTCCTTGGTGTGGTGCATCAGCCAAATCTTCTTAATTGCTCAACGAGCTGATTCTATTTTCTTGCCATCTTGATGATGCCCGGTGAACAGCCAGCGCATCTTGCAAAATCTGATGAGTTCTTATCTCTCTTGAGCTATAATTCTATCTTAGCTTGCTACCTTGTTCTTGGTTTCTTGTGCTTGCTAATGTCTTGTTGGAAGATCCTAAGTATCTGTTGCTTATTGCAGGAGATGGAACGGTCTGGCGATGTGCTTGCTGCAGGTTTAGTTGAGATTGCCGACCCAGCTCTTTCAAGCAAATTTTTCCTCCGACAGGTCTTACAATCATTATGCTAATACATTATTGCTGGCTTTTGGGAATTTACTGTacataggatatatatatatatatatatatatatatatatattatttatttatttatttttctagatccTGTTGTCTGTACTCAGctaaaatgaatttgaattctGTATCTCCCAGAACTGGATGGACGAATCTAACTTCTCAAGTGATTCAATTCTTAAGCATAAACCTCTTTGGGCCAGTCAAACCTCTACTAGTGTCAAGAAGAGGAAAAAGCAATTGCAAAAGAAACAAGGAGATCTGCAACGGACTTATGGGACAAGAGTTATTCCTGTGTGAGCATTGTCTTGGCCTTTCATTTGTTAGTACAGACAATTGGCATCGTATGGtggttaataatttatttatagtagTTTTAACTTTTTCAACCTAGATAGGAATATGTTTTGAAACTTCGTTGAGCATTTCTTCCTTTGTCTTGACGGACACAGAAGCTTGGTGTTCGTGGCACTGGGTAAACTATATTGCATCCAAATgtactatatattttaataataccaCTCAAGTTCATCTCCTAGATCAAagaatttgataaatataaggTCAGTTTCTGGGATTTCCTGTCTTGGAACTAGTGATGCTCACTTGCTCAGAGTATCATTGGAGCATCAGTCAATAAATTTGCTCGTGTAGCTGTGTTTCTTTCCATTCTCTCCTGCTTTGCTGTGAattctttttacattttttaaatgttttatggTATTATTTTGCAGCTTTGTGCTATCGCTGGCTGATGTGGATCCACATCTTATGATGGAGGACGAAAGCCTTGTTTGGACAAGCAAAGATGTTGTGATTGTTCTCCAGCATCTAAATGAAAATATACCTCTGAGGTGAGTAGCACTAGCTTAAAAGCTTCTAGTGGCCACAGTAGCTATATTTAACAGAAACTAAAAGATGAATCTAACTGGTGTTAGTTGCTCTTTCCTTACTGAGCTAATTTCTCATGTTGCATGTA is part of the Populus alba chromosome 10, ASM523922v2, whole genome shotgun sequence genome and encodes:
- the LOC118046119 gene encoding probable protein phosphatase 2C 42 isoform X3 is translated as MLQALMNLLSLCFRPFGQGSSSNSGTKFQSFVGISKEGKDGLLWYRDIGRYGSGEFSMAVVQANQVLEDQSQIESGPFGTFVGVYDGHGGPEAARFVCDHLFRHFQGLLCGYAPISAETQGVVTSEIVQRAFCLTEEGFTNFVSELWSTRPQMATVGSCCLVGVICQQTLFVANLGDSRVVLGKKVGNTGGIAAIQLSTEHNANLEAIRHELEDLHPNDSQIAVLKRGVWRVKGIIQVSRSIGDVYMKHARFNREPIDAKFRLPEPMDMPILSANPTILSHPLHPNDSFLVFASDGLWEHLSNEKVVDIVHSNPRAGSAKRLVKAALQEAARKRETRYSDLQKIDKKVRRHFHDDITVIVLFLNHDLISKGAVQTPPVFIRSALEH
- the LOC118046119 gene encoding probable protein phosphatase 2C 42 isoform X1, producing MLQALMNLLSLCFRPFGQGSSSNSGTKFQSFVGISKEGKDGLLWYRDIGRYGSGEFSMAVVQANQVLEDQSQIESGPFGTFVGVYDGHGGPEAARFVCDHLFRHFQAETQGVVTSEIVQRAFCLTEEGFTNFVSELWSTRPQMATVGSCCLVGVICQQTLFVANLGDSRVVLGKKVGNTGGIAAIQLSTEHNANLEAIRHELEDLHPNDSQIAVLKRGVWRVKGIIQVSRSIGDVYMKHARFNREPIDAKFRLPEPMDMPILSANPTILSHPLHPNDSFLVFASDGLWEHLSNEKVVDIVHSNPRAGSAKRLVKAALQEAARKRETRYSDLQKIDKKVRRHFHDDITVIVLFLNHDLISKGAVQTPPVFIRSALEH
- the LOC118046119 gene encoding probable protein phosphatase 2C 42 isoform X2; the protein is MLQALMNLLSLCFRPFGQGSSSNSGTKFQSFVGISKEGKDGLLWYRDIGRYGSGEFSMAVVQANQVLEDQSQIESGPFGTFVGVYDGHGGPEAARFVCDHLFRHFQETQGVVTSEIVQRAFCLTEEGFTNFVSELWSTRPQMATVGSCCLVGVICQQTLFVANLGDSRVVLGKKVGNTGGIAAIQLSTEHNANLEAIRHELEDLHPNDSQIAVLKRGVWRVKGIIQVSRSIGDVYMKHARFNREPIDAKFRLPEPMDMPILSANPTILSHPLHPNDSFLVFASDGLWEHLSNEKVVDIVHSNPRAGSAKRLVKAALQEAARKRETRYSDLQKIDKKVRRHFHDDITVIVLFLNHDLISKGAVQTPPVFIRSALEH
- the LOC118046114 gene encoding uncharacterized protein; translated protein: MESMSSGLLLLLLYFTLSLILTHSDSAPQAFRRDPGHPQWHHSAFQDVRDSVRSDVRRMLHSRAEVPFQVPLEVNVVLVGFNGDGGYRFGVDSHKLEEFLRIGFQTHRPSCMETGEPLDIEHHVVFNVFPAGQPELIALEKALKGTMVPAGNARETDFGREVPLFEVEAVTVEPVFHKLYSYIFNLDNSEYSAKDNDRPVPNAIFLVNFDKVRMDPRNREIDLDNLMYGKLKELSDEDLRKQEGDYIYRYRYNGGGATQVWLSSDRFVVIDLSAGPCTYGKIETEEGSVSSRSLPRIRNTMFPGGVGAASDHSTRDTFVGQLAALISTTVEHVVAPDVRFETVDLTTRLLIPIIVLQNHNRYNVMENGHNYSINVEEIESEVKKMVHDGQEVVIVGGSYALHSHEKLAIAVSKAMRGHSLQETKKDGRFHVHTKTFLDGAVLKEEMERSGDVLAAGLVEIADPALSSKFFLRQNWMDESNFSSDSILKHKPLWASQTSTSVKKRKKQLQKKQGDLQRTYGTRVIPVFVLSLADVDPHLMMEDESLVWTSKDVVIVLQHLNENIPLSYVSEIERRHAFPSLAQRHILAGLASTVGGLSAPYEKASHVHERPVVNWLWATGCHPFGPFSNTSKVSKMLQDVALRNTIYARVDSALHRIREMSEDVQTFAAEYLKTPLGEPVKGKKNKTTTELWLEKFYKKTTNLPEPFPHELVERLEKYLDSLEEQLVDLSSLLYDHRLQEAHLNSSEILQSALFTHQYVEYVLTSEREKMRCCDIEYKYPVHSSQTYIYGGILLAGFFVYFVVIFFSNPVR